The proteins below are encoded in one region of Haloterrigena turkmenica DSM 5511:
- a CDS encoding spore germination protein GerW family protein — protein MNDRERLSAIVARIQDRAGVTQVYGDPIVHDGKTIVPVAKVAYGFGGGYESEGGEVDTADEKREDGEEGGLGGGVWATPTGVVEITNRGTRFIPFDDPEKRAAVAFLCFALGYLLGRK, from the coding sequence ATGAACGATCGAGAACGACTCTCTGCAATCGTTGCCCGTATTCAGGACCGCGCAGGCGTCACCCAGGTGTACGGCGATCCCATCGTACACGACGGGAAGACGATCGTTCCCGTCGCAAAGGTAGCGTACGGATTCGGTGGAGGGTACGAATCGGAAGGCGGCGAGGTCGATACTGCAGACGAGAAACGAGAAGACGGCGAGGAAGGCGGACTGGGCGGTGGCGTCTGGGCAACTCCGACTGGCGTCGTGGAGATAACGAACCGGGGTACCCGATTCATTCCGTTCGATGACCCAGAGAAACGTGCGGCAGTGGCTTTTCTGTGCTTTGCCCTCGGGTATTTACTCGGCCGGAAGTAA
- a CDS encoding CPBP family intramembrane glutamic endopeptidase, translated as MSETAHLTIGTTSVSVANPWLFFGVTFLITWSFWLSAIVLRVSFNSAVGLVLLLAGLVGPGIAGIGFVYLVYGERGRSDFWNRIVQVRRIGVRWFLVILLLPLVVTITAAVVDLRLGGPGATWGEGVREFGVNPLAILPALFFASLPPILEELGWRGYALDRLQMNWSALSASLLLGAVWAVWHLPLFFIAGTFQREMVGFGTLGFWLFMSGTVALSVAFTWVYNHTSRSILGIILLHGWVNFVSETIEVADVFYYLHWILLVVLLTAIWGTTTLTNTEEVPRPPLPPNR; from the coding sequence ATGAGCGAGACAGCACATCTCACGATCGGCACGACTTCCGTCTCTGTCGCAAATCCGTGGCTATTCTTCGGCGTAACATTCCTCATAACGTGGAGCTTCTGGCTGTCGGCTATCGTCCTCAGGGTGAGCTTCAACAGTGCTGTCGGCCTCGTGTTGCTATTAGCGGGACTCGTTGGCCCCGGGATTGCGGGTATCGGGTTCGTGTATCTCGTCTACGGTGAACGAGGTCGGTCGGATTTTTGGAACCGCATCGTCCAGGTTCGCCGAATCGGCGTCAGGTGGTTTCTGGTAATTCTTCTGCTCCCGCTGGTCGTGACGATCACCGCTGCAGTAGTCGATCTGCGATTGGGCGGCCCGGGCGCAACGTGGGGCGAAGGGGTGCGGGAATTCGGCGTTAATCCGCTCGCGATCCTGCCAGCGCTATTCTTTGCGTCGCTCCCACCCATCCTCGAAGAGTTGGGATGGCGAGGCTATGCGTTGGACCGACTTCAGATGAATTGGTCCGCATTGAGCGCCAGTCTGCTTTTGGGAGCGGTGTGGGCGGTCTGGCACCTTCCGTTGTTTTTCATTGCCGGGACGTTTCAGCGGGAGATGGTTGGGTTCGGGACGTTGGGATTCTGGCTGTTCATGAGCGGGACTGTGGCGCTCTCGGTGGCATTCACGTGGGTGTACAACCATACGTCGCGTAGCATCCTCGGCATCATCCTGTTACACGGGTGGGTCAATTTCGTGTCCGAAACGATCGAAGTCGCGGACGTATTCTACTATCTTCACTGGATACTGCTCGTCGTTCTACTCACAGCGATCTGGGGTACAACGACCCTCACGAATACCGAAGAAGTGCCACGGCCACCGCTTCCGCCGAACCGATAG
- a CDS encoding beta-lactamase family protein: protein MSSQLEEHDIPGATVAVVDGDSEVTRGYGFSDIESETPVRADETLFRIGSLSKLFTWTAVMQGVERGRFDLDTDVTQYLDEIDVPATYEQPITLEHLGTHTAGFEDRVHGTFVVDETDLQPLEQSLAEERPARVRPPGQFTAYSNYGAALAGHIAATTAGTSFRNYVDEEIFEPLSMDRSTFAQPVPDVLRADLATGYTAADGGFEDRPFEFVGMAPTGAMSATATDMARFVRAHLQGGTVDTERILESETVAEMHRRRFANDERVNGMAFGFYEMSRYGVRVIGHAGDTPSFHSLLFLLPEHDVGVFVSYNSPGGIDAREEFIDEFVDRYFPTEEPPGAVPDSTPTRGSDLEGTYRALRMPHTTSEKFIGFSETVSVSIDDRGRLVTTHAGETKRWVEADPLFFREIDGPDHLAFRETDGDVTHLFLGSRPPSAYERLSIAEQPRIHGAIVALSVLVFVTAVVGWSVAAVWRRYRGVSRPKADSPLRYARWAGGIAAACFLLFTVGFAGALVMRPTAFLYGDRFLFRILTIPSLVGAVASCVTAVFAGVAVRNRAWGRWKRIYYAFVALAAIAFTVLLWYWNLLWYQM, encoded by the coding sequence GTGAGTTCGCAACTGGAGGAACACGATATCCCCGGAGCGACAGTCGCCGTCGTCGACGGTGATTCGGAGGTCACGAGGGGATACGGCTTCAGTGACATCGAGTCAGAGACGCCAGTTCGGGCCGATGAAACGCTCTTTCGTATCGGCTCCCTGTCGAAACTGTTCACGTGGACCGCCGTGATGCAGGGCGTCGAACGCGGGCGATTTGATCTCGACACCGACGTAACCCAGTATCTCGACGAGATCGACGTTCCCGCGACGTACGAGCAGCCGATCACGCTCGAGCATCTCGGGACGCATACGGCCGGGTTCGAGGATCGCGTTCACGGGACGTTCGTGGTGGACGAAACCGACCTCCAGCCGCTCGAGCAGTCCCTAGCCGAAGAGCGGCCCGCTCGCGTTCGACCGCCGGGGCAGTTCACCGCTTACTCGAACTACGGCGCGGCGCTGGCGGGCCACATCGCTGCAACGACTGCCGGGACGTCGTTTCGGAACTACGTCGACGAGGAGATATTCGAGCCGCTCTCGATGGATCGGAGCACGTTTGCCCAGCCGGTCCCGGACGTGCTTCGCGCTGATCTCGCAACGGGGTACACGGCTGCAGACGGCGGGTTCGAGGACCGTCCCTTCGAGTTCGTCGGAATGGCGCCGACGGGAGCGATGAGCGCGACCGCGACCGACATGGCACGGTTCGTCCGGGCACACCTTCAGGGTGGAACCGTCGATACCGAGCGGATCCTCGAGTCGGAAACGGTTGCAGAGATGCACCGTCGGCGGTTCGCCAACGACGAACGGGTGAACGGGATGGCCTTCGGCTTCTACGAGATGAGTCGCTACGGGGTACGCGTGATCGGCCACGCCGGTGATACGCCGTCGTTTCACAGCCTCCTTTTTCTCCTTCCCGAACACGACGTAGGGGTATTCGTTTCGTACAACAGCCCAGGCGGAATCGACGCCAGAGAGGAATTCATCGACGAGTTCGTCGATCGATACTTCCCCACGGAAGAGCCGCCGGGAGCGGTCCCAGATAGCACGCCGACGCGCGGATCCGATCTGGAGGGCACGTACAGAGCGCTCAGGATGCCCCACACGACCTCGGAGAAGTTCATCGGTTTCAGCGAAACCGTCTCGGTTTCGATCGACGATCGGGGGCGACTGGTCACAACGCACGCGGGTGAAACGAAACGATGGGTCGAAGCGGATCCGCTCTTCTTCCGGGAAATCGACGGCCCCGACCACCTCGCATTTCGTGAGACGGACGGGGACGTTACACACCTCTTTCTGGGGAGTCGCCCGCCATCGGCGTACGAGCGGCTCTCGATCGCGGAGCAACCGCGGATTCACGGTGCGATCGTCGCCCTCTCGGTGCTCGTGTTCGTGACTGCTGTCGTCGGATGGTCGGTTGCGGCCGTCTGGCGCCGGTATCGCGGTGTGAGCCGACCGAAAGCGGATTCTCCGCTCCGATATGCACGCTGGGCGGGTGGTATAGCGGCCGCCTGTTTCCTCCTGTTCACCGTCGGTTTCGCGGGAGCGCTAGTGATGCGACCGACCGCGTTTCTGTACGGCGATCGGTTCCTGTTTCGGATCCTCACGATCCCCTCTCTCGTCGGGGCGGTCGCGAGCTGTGTGACGGCCGTCTTCGCCGGTGTCGCCGTTCGGAACCGAGCGTGGGGGCGCTGGAAGCGGATCTACTACGCCTTCGTCGCCCTCGCCGCGATCGCGTTCACGGTATTGCTCTGGTACTGGAATCTCCTCTGGTACCAGATGTGA
- a CDS encoding 2-oxo acid dehydrogenase subunit E2: MDEQGEAVEPLPLQRRGTIDYMRVAGRRSVVHGLVEIDVTEARQRIRERKEETGEGLSFTAFLMYCLARAIEDHPHVQAYRDWRGRIISFDDVDVNVIIETAIDGERIGVPHVIRAANRRSLRSIHEEIRTRQRNPDGGTQPPWASLAMRLPGVVRRQFWRLPQLFPRRWKRIAGTVAVTSVGMFGEGGGWGISPTNYTLQLTVGGIATKPGIVDEEIEPREYLSLTVTFDHDVVDGAPAARFVQRLKELLEAAHGL; this comes from the coding sequence ATGGACGAGCAGGGCGAGGCAGTCGAGCCACTCCCCCTCCAGCGTCGAGGGACGATCGACTACATGCGGGTGGCCGGCCGGCGCAGCGTCGTTCACGGACTCGTCGAGATCGACGTAACTGAGGCCAGACAACGCATCCGCGAGCGAAAAGAGGAAACGGGAGAGGGCCTCTCGTTCACCGCGTTTCTCATGTACTGTCTGGCGCGAGCGATCGAAGACCATCCGCACGTCCAAGCGTACCGCGACTGGCGGGGTCGGATCATCTCGTTCGACGACGTCGACGTGAACGTGATAATCGAAACGGCGATCGACGGCGAGCGCATCGGCGTCCCCCACGTCATCAGGGCGGCGAATCGCCGGTCACTACGGTCGATTCACGAGGAGATTCGGACGAGACAGCGGAACCCGGACGGGGGAACGCAGCCGCCGTGGGCGTCCCTGGCTATGCGGCTCCCCGGGGTCGTCCGGCGACAGTTCTGGCGACTTCCGCAGCTGTTTCCGCGACGCTGGAAACGCATCGCGGGCACAGTCGCCGTAACGTCCGTGGGAATGTTCGGCGAGGGCGGCGGCTGGGGAATCAGTCCGACGAACTACACGCTCCAGCTAACGGTCGGCGGGATCGCCACCAAGCCGGGTATCGTCGACGAGGAGATCGAACCCCGGGAGTACCTCAGCCTCACAGTGACGTTCGACCACGATGTGGTCGACGGGGCGCCCGCTGCGCGGTTCGTCCAGCGGTTGAAAGAACTTCTCGAGGCCGCTCACGGGCTTTGA